The following proteins are co-located in the Billgrantia tianxiuensis genome:
- a CDS encoding CapA family protein — MLAGDVMLGRGIDQVLPQSCRPELYEPWVRDARSYVRLAERVNGPIPAPIDFSYPWGAALAEFASASLRLVNLETAITTSATPWPDKIIHYRMHPKNVTCLSAAGIDLCVLANNHVLDWGRPGLVDTLDTLDAAGIAHAGAGLDAERANEPAVLPLFDGRSLLVWALGLADSGIPLAWQASAGQSGVNLIDDSSEITAGDIAARKRHGDIVIVSIHWGGNWGYTVPQAHRQLARRLIDAGADLIHGHSSHHPIGFERYRDRPILYGCGDLINDYEGIGGHEAYRPDITMLVGCRWAPGRSAPEALWLTPLRRRRFTLEFASPKEADWLVRKLLDNAPGACPSLERDADGRLHWR; from the coding sequence ATGCTGGCAGGCGACGTGATGCTGGGCCGCGGCATCGACCAGGTGTTGCCCCAGTCCTGCCGCCCCGAGCTTTACGAGCCTTGGGTGCGCGATGCACGCAGCTATGTGCGCCTGGCCGAACGCGTCAACGGCCCCATCCCGGCCCCCATCGACTTCTCCTACCCCTGGGGCGCCGCTCTTGCTGAGTTCGCCAGCGCCAGCCTGCGCCTGGTCAACCTCGAGACGGCCATCACCACCAGCGCGACGCCCTGGCCGGATAAGATCATTCACTACCGCATGCACCCTAAGAACGTGACTTGCCTGTCCGCGGCAGGCATCGACCTCTGCGTTCTGGCCAACAATCACGTGCTGGACTGGGGCCGGCCGGGGTTGGTCGATACCCTCGACACGCTGGATGCCGCGGGAATCGCCCATGCCGGTGCCGGCCTCGACGCTGAACGGGCAAACGAGCCCGCTGTCCTGCCTCTATTCGACGGCAGGAGCCTGCTGGTATGGGCGCTGGGGCTGGCTGACAGCGGCATCCCGTTAGCCTGGCAGGCCAGTGCGGGCCAGTCGGGGGTCAACCTGATCGACGATTCCAGCGAGATCACTGCAGGCGACATCGCCGCTCGCAAACGCCACGGTGATATTGTCATCGTCTCGATCCACTGGGGTGGCAACTGGGGGTATACGGTGCCGCAAGCGCATCGCCAGCTGGCACGACGCCTCATCGATGCGGGCGCTGACCTGATCCACGGACACTCTTCGCATCACCCCATCGGATTCGAGCGCTATCGTGATCGGCCGATACTCTACGGCTGCGGGGATCTGATTAACGACTACGAGGGCATCGGCGGTCATGAGGCCTATCGACCTGACATCACCATGCTGGTCGGGTGTCGCTGGGCTCCAGGCCGATCCGCTCCGGAGGCGCTGTGGCTGACGCCACTGCGGCGGCGACGCTTCACGCTCGAGTTCGCTTCACCCAAGGAGGCCGACTGGCTCGTCCGCAAGCTGTTGGACAACGCCCCGGGAGCGTGCCCTTCGCTCGAGCGTGACGCAGATGGACGCCTGCACTGGCGGTGA
- a CDS encoding DMT family transporter, which translates to MSPADSLRLILLSTLWGMSFIFMRVAVPEFGPVPLILVRMGIGSLLLLPLLFSLRYLTLVWENKGGLLLLGLVNHVLPFSLLALATVRLEAGFTSLINATTPIFTALLGALFFTTPVQRQQYLGLALAFFGVYVLSANRLDFSLGGDGWFILAAVGATFCYGVATNYSKTYLSHLPVRVLAAGSTAMSALILLIPGLWLWPSEPISGLAWANGLGLAIFSTTLAFLLYFGLISSAGATATSTVTFLVPVSALLWGYLLLGERLSLQVLVGMAITLAGTAIATGMIRWRRHETA; encoded by the coding sequence ATGTCGCCGGCCGATTCCCTACGCCTGATCCTGCTCTCGACGCTATGGGGCATGTCGTTCATCTTCATGCGCGTGGCGGTTCCCGAATTCGGCCCGGTACCGCTGATTCTGGTGCGCATGGGTATCGGCTCACTGCTGTTATTGCCGCTGCTGTTCAGCCTGCGATATCTCACGCTGGTGTGGGAGAACAAGGGCGGCCTGCTGCTGCTGGGGCTGGTCAACCACGTGTTGCCCTTTAGTCTGTTGGCGCTGGCCACGGTGCGGCTCGAGGCGGGCTTCACCTCGTTGATCAACGCCACCACGCCGATCTTCACCGCCCTGCTCGGGGCACTGTTCTTCACCACCCCGGTGCAGCGCCAGCAGTATCTGGGCCTGGCGCTGGCTTTCTTCGGGGTCTATGTGCTCTCGGCAAACCGGCTGGACTTCTCCTTGGGCGGCGACGGGTGGTTCATCCTGGCCGCCGTGGGCGCCACCTTCTGCTACGGCGTGGCGACCAACTACTCCAAGACCTACCTGTCGCACCTGCCGGTGCGGGTGCTGGCGGCGGGTAGCACCGCCATGTCGGCGCTGATCCTGCTGATCCCCGGCCTGTGGCTGTGGCCCAGCGAGCCGATCAGCGGCCTGGCCTGGGCCAATGGCCTGGGGTTGGCTATCTTCAGCACCACGCTGGCCTTCCTGCTCTACTTCGGCCTGATCTCGAGCGCCGGCGCCACTGCTACCTCGACGGTCACCTTCCTGGTGCCGGTCAGCGCCCTACTTTGGGGTTACCTGTTGCTGGGCGAACGGCTCAGCCTGCAGGTGCTGGTCGGCATGGCCATCACCCTGGCGGGCACCGCCATCGCCACCGGGATGATTCGTTGGCGACGGCACGAAACGGCCTGA
- a CDS encoding Rieske (2Fe-2S) protein has protein sequence MTQAWQQYRSAPALGTRLVRFDDIAPGATLSLTLQSEQGSFPLLLVHLDDALLGYVNACPHQYLPLDQRGKRVLSQDGEQLRCTNHDATFSARSGEGTGGLGLGCTLDPVPVSVDSEGWIVVGTSLEQHDR, from the coding sequence ATGACCCAGGCATGGCAGCAATATCGTAGCGCACCGGCGCTTGGCACGCGCCTTGTCCGGTTCGATGACATTGCTCCTGGCGCAACCCTCAGCCTGACACTGCAAAGCGAGCAAGGCAGTTTTCCGCTGCTGCTGGTTCACCTGGACGATGCCCTGCTCGGCTATGTCAACGCCTGCCCTCACCAGTACCTGCCTCTCGACCAACGCGGCAAGCGGGTGCTCAGCCAGGATGGCGAACAACTTCGTTGCACCAACCATGACGCCACTTTCTCGGCCCGCAGCGGTGAGGGTACCGGCGGCCTGGGCCTCGGCTGCACGCTCGATCCGGTGCCGGTAAGCGTCGATAGCGAAGGCTGGATCGTCGTTGGCACGTCTCTTGAGCAGCACGATCGCTGA
- a CDS encoding DUF5666 domain-containing protein, which translates to MLKRIACVASSLTLTFAAAAHADDIEGEIEAVDGDNQTLTVQGITFHTDDSTDYDDGLSSFDDLEVGQRVEIDFDYDGERHMATEIELDD; encoded by the coding sequence ATGCTGAAACGTATCGCCTGCGTCGCTTCCTCTCTCACGCTGACCTTTGCCGCGGCTGCCCATGCCGACGACATCGAGGGTGAGATCGAAGCGGTTGACGGAGACAACCAGACTCTGACCGTACAGGGCATCACCTTTCATACCGATGACAGTACCGATTATGACGATGGTCTGAGCAGCTTCGACGACCTGGAGGTCGGCCAGCGGGTCGAGATCGACTTCGACTACGACGGCGAGCGCCACATGGCCACCGAGATCGAGCTGGACGACTGA
- a CDS encoding MOSC domain-containing protein, which translates to MRIAELNIYPVKSLSGITLERATLGVRGLAYDRHWMVVDQVGRFITQRQMPGMARVTVRLERDALVLEHPEAQPLVIALERRDQPRLTAYVWDDTCQALDEGEEASRWLTAVLGDLRGSALRLVRFDDEHRRPVDSRYLKEEEAYTAFADGFPFLVASTASLEALNRELQQKGLVPLPMNRFRPNVVIEGSLAFAEDGWSEVAAREGHYRFGLRKPCQRCKIITIDQSSGAIDVPGEPLQTLIQMKTQPLRPGAYFGQNATLLEGAAQTIGVGDELLVS; encoded by the coding sequence GTGAGAATAGCCGAACTCAATATCTATCCGGTCAAGTCGCTGAGTGGGATTACGCTCGAGCGCGCGACCCTGGGGGTGCGTGGCCTGGCGTATGACCGCCACTGGATGGTGGTCGATCAGGTCGGACGCTTCATCACCCAGCGGCAGATGCCGGGCATGGCCAGGGTCACGGTCCGGCTCGAGCGTGACGCCCTGGTGCTCGAGCACCCCGAGGCGCAGCCTCTCGTCATCGCGCTGGAACGTCGCGACCAACCCCGGCTGACCGCCTATGTGTGGGACGATACCTGCCAGGCGCTGGATGAAGGGGAGGAGGCGAGCCGCTGGCTGACCGCCGTGCTCGGCGACCTGCGCGGCAGCGCGCTACGCCTGGTGCGCTTCGATGACGAACATCGGCGTCCCGTGGATTCGCGTTATCTCAAGGAAGAAGAGGCGTATACCGCCTTTGCTGACGGCTTCCCCTTCCTGGTTGCGTCCACCGCCTCGTTGGAAGCCCTCAACCGCGAACTGCAGCAGAAGGGACTCGTACCGCTGCCCATGAACCGCTTCCGGCCCAATGTCGTCATCGAGGGAAGCCTGGCCTTCGCCGAGGATGGCTGGAGCGAGGTAGCGGCGCGGGAAGGGCACTACCGCTTCGGTCTGCGCAAACCGTGCCAGCGTTGCAAGATCATCACCATCGATCAGTCCAGCGGTGCCATCGACGTTCCCGGCGAACCGCTACAGACACTGATCCAGATGAAGACACAGCCGCTGCGTCCAGGCGCCTATTTCGGACAGAATGCCACGCTGCTCGAGGGGGCGGCGCAGACCATTGGAGTGGGAGATGAACTCCTGGTGAGTTGA